The nucleotide sequence CCGGCGCCGTCGAAGCCAGGACCCTGCCGATGACGAGGGTGTGGTCGCCGGCGGTCACGCGTTGCTCGGTGCGGCATTCCAGGGTGGCCAGGGCGCCGTCCATCAGGAGAGCGCCGGTGATCCCGCCCCGGGTGTGCGGGAGGTCCTCGAAGAGGAGGCGGTCGCTCACGCGGCCCTTCATGGCGAAGCGGCCGGCGACGGTGCGCTGGTGGTCGGAGAGGATGGAGACGGCCCACAGGGGCTGCTCGTCGAGAAGGTCGTCCATGCGGGAACCCTCGCGGAGGCTGACCATGACGAGGGGCGGGTCGAGGGACACGGACATGAACGAGGTGGCCGTCATGCCGACGTCCTCGCCGCGCGGCCCCTC is from Streptomyces sp. NBC_01314 and encodes:
- a CDS encoding flavin reductase family protein, with the protein product MSEDEFRAAMSRLAAGVVLVTAHEAALDPEGPRGEDVGMTATSFMSVSLDPPLVMVSLREGSRMDDLLDEQPLWAVSILSDHQRTVAGRFAMKGRVSDRLLFEDLPHTRGGITGALLMDGALATLECRTEQRVTAGDHTLVIGRVLASTAPGPGGGPLAHFRGRYRHLAP